In Populus trichocarpa isolate Nisqually-1 chromosome 16, P.trichocarpa_v4.1, whole genome shotgun sequence, a genomic segment contains:
- the LOC18109857 gene encoding putative SWI/SNF-related matrix-associated actin-dependent regulator of chromatin subfamily A member 3-like 1, whose translation MEEGQKEPVSFTSDDSQSTSQEENREGEQKNESLNMILDAWKDSFTFEDRRYSSSQQSLHDTIFVCSITTKIVGLGAIEFNDHELLELVRYPQSPYDKSAIKVFNSSSVEVGYLHIPVANVLSPLVDLQKINLEGEVTNSRNRYDSSMPCLVKIFSKSDDTQNVQNWILQNSLCFCDQPGPSFRAYEGMGVQEKNMIEKLGTLEPPKNVIKAKLLDHQKEGLWWLVSKEKSDELPPFWEVKDGLYLNLLTMHQTDRRPEPFHGGIFADDHGLGKTLTFLSLISFDKVGTLPEATGKRDMVMSVSSGKKRGGLVRGKGTGGQKTHTLLGNNTKESSLGMADESSSASVTKQTLIVCPSVVCSTWESQLQEHTHKGSLKLYKYYGNSRTKDVEELKKYDIVLTTYRTLTAECFRCMRCPLMKIEWWRVILDEAHVIKNANARQSRAVTKFTARRRWAVTGTHIQNGLFDLFSLMAFLQLDPLSIKRYWQGLLQRPLADGDENLLQVLMATISLRRIKDKLLIGLPSKTVETVSLKLSGEERELYDRMESSSKDFVDYFIFADRLRSRYSFVHFLVLRLRKLCDDSALCSLDLTSLLPSDNIRDASKHPELLGKMIDMLQDGEDFVCAICGCPPTDAVITKCLHIFCKRCIWYYLPRKEFEKGCPSCGDPISKSGLFSAPRESSNPENTKKTSRTTPSKVSALIELLKESSVVNSSSKSVVFSLFDKMLVLLEEPLKDAGFNTLQLDASTDERGQAEIIKEFGSARPGTVLLASLKTSVFGINLTAASKVYLLEPWWNSADEERAINCVHRYGQKENVRIVRLIAQNSIEERILEMQERKKLASEAFRRQGQKERREVSIDDLCSLLSFWT comes from the exons ATGGAAGAAGGTCAAAAGGAGCCAGTTTCATTTACTTCTGATGATAGTCAGAGTACTTCACAAGAAGAAAATCGAGAAGGTGAACAGAAAAATGAAAGCCTGAACATGATTCTTGATGCTTGGAAAGATTCGTTTACTTTTGAAGATCGGCGATATTCTTCTTCACAACAAAGCTTGCATGATACCATCTTTGTTTGTTCTATTACCACCAAAATTGTAGGCCTCGGAGCTATAGAATTCAATGACCACGAATTGCTTGAATTGGTACGTTATCCACAAAGCCCTTATGATAAGTCAGCTATTAAGGTTTTTAATTCTAGTTCTGTGGAAGTGGGTTACCTTCATATTCCAGTTGCTAACGTTTTATCTCCTTTAGTCGatcttcaaaaaattaatcttgaagGTGAGGTGACTAATTCAAGAAATCGATATGATAGTTCTATGCCTTGTCTAGTTAAAATCTTTTCGAAGTCAGATGATACACAGAACGTTCAAAATTGGATTTTGCAGAATAGTTTGTGTTTTTGTGATCAACCTGGTCCAAGTTTCAGGGCATACGAGGGCATGGGGGTTCAAGAAAAGAATATGATAGAGAAATTGGGGACTTTGGAGCCACCAAAGAATGTGATTAAAGCTAAACTTCTTGATCATCAAAAGGAGGGGCTGTGGTGGTTGGTGAGTAAAGAGAAGTCTGATGAGCTGCCCCCTTTTTGGGAGGTGAAAGATGGGTTGTATCTGAATCTTTTGACAATGCATCAAACGGATAGGAGACCAGAGCCTTTTCATGGTGGGATTTTTGCTGATGATCATGGATTGGGAAAGActctcacttttctttctttgatttcttttgataAGGTCGGCACCCTTCCTGAAGCAACAGGTAAGAGGGATATGGTCATGTCTGTTTCTAGTGGGAAGAAGAGGGGTGGCCTAGTGAGGGGAAAGGGCACCGGAGGACAAAAAACACATACCCTTTTGGGTAACAATACGAAAGAAAGTTCTTTGGGCATGGCTGATGAGTCTTCTAGTGCTTCGGTTACTAAGCAAACATTAATTGTGTGCCCTTCTGTTGTGTGTTCAACATGGGAAAGCCAACTACAGGAACACACTCATAAAGGATCCCTCAAGCTATACAAGTATTATGGAAACAGCAGGACAAAGGATGTTGAGGAGCTTAAGAAATATGATATAGTGTTGACCACATATAGAACCTTGACTGCTGAGTGCTTTCGATGCATGCGGTGCCCTTTGATGAAGATCGAGTGGTGGCGAGTCATTTTGGACGAGGCTCATGTGATTAAGAATGCAAATGCCAGGCAAAGTCGGGCAGTCACTAAATTTACTGCTAGGAGGAGGTGGGCTGTTACAGGAACACATATCCAGAATggattgtttgatttattttccctGATGGCGTTTCTCCAGTTAGATCCACTCTCTATAAAACGCTACTGGCAAGGCCTGTTGCAGAGACCACTTGCTGATGGGGATGAGAACCTACTGCAG GTTTTAATGGCAACCATTTCTCTGCGGAGAATAAAAGACAAGCTTTTAATTGGATTGCCATCTAAGACTGTAGAGACAGTTTCCTTAAAACTTTCTGGAGAAGAACGTGAACTGTATGATCGGATGGAATCAAGTTCCAAGGATTTTGTCgattactttatttttgctGATAGACTACGCAGCCGCTATTCATTTGtgcattttttagttttacgACTTCGCAAGTTATGTGATGATTCGGCCCTGTGTTCTTTGGATCTCACATCATTGCTCCCTTCTGACAACATTCGAG ATGCATCCAAACATCCAGAATTGCTTGGAAAGATGATCGATATGCTTCAAGATGGTGAAGATTTTGTATGTGCAATTTGCGGTTGTCCACCAACTGATGCTGTAATCACGAAATGTTTGCATATTTTTTGCAAAAGATGCATTTGGTACTACCTCCCACGTAAAGAATTCGAGAAAGGCTGCCCAAGTTGTGGTGATCCTATTTCTAAGTCTGGCCTGTTCTCAGCCCCTCGAGAATCTTCCAAtcctgaaaacactaaaaaaacatcaagaacaaCTCCTTCCAAGGTCTCAGCTCTCATAGAACTCTTGAAGGAATCTAGTGTTGTGAACTCAAGCAGTAAATCAGTAGTTTTTTCACTGTTCGATAAGATGTTGGTATTACTGGAAGAGCCGCTGAAAGATGCTGGCTTCAATACGTTGCAGTTGGATGCATCAACGGATGAAAGAGGACAAGCCGAAATAATCAAGGAATTTGGATCTGCAAGACCAGGCACGGTTCTTCTTGCCAGTCTCAAGACTTCAGTATTCGGCATAAACCTCACAGCTGCTTCCAAAGTCTACCTGTTGGAGCCATGGTGGAACTCAGCTGATGAGGAACGGGCAATAAACTGTGTTCACCGATATGGACAGAAGGAGAATGTAAGAATTGTTAGATTAATTGCTCAAAATAGCATCGAAGAAAGGATATTGGAGATGCAAGAAAGGAAGAAACTGGCAAGTGAAGCTTTCAGAAGGCAAGGACAGAAGGAACGACGTGAGGTTAGCATAGATGATCTCTGTAGCCTCTTATCCTTCTGGACCTGA
- the LOC18109855 gene encoding putative SWI/SNF-related matrix-associated actin-dependent regulator of chromatin subfamily A member 3-like 1 has translation MEEEEEFQQGHQSPVLSFTSDDGQDSSQEEGLEDPIPRLLAMSLDAWRDPSTFQDWLSFGSQPVLTETTLVGSFTTTIVGHSGAKFNEHELLEFVRYQQCPSDKNAIKVLNSSSREVGYLCTSVAMVLSPLVDILKINLEGEVICSRFKYDTSIPCVVTIFAESAVAQNAKDWILQHGLRLCDQPGTSLRSYEGMGVQEKGRIEKLGSLEPPKNVIKAKLLDHQKEGLWWLVTKEKSDELPPFWEVKDGSYLNVLTRHQTDRRPEPLHGGIFSDHYGSGKTLTLLSLIAFDKVGNVTEGTGEEDRVVYVSSGKKRKGGGMVSEKGTGEQKMHSLLDSNIKESSVRMAGESSSALVAKKTLVVCPSAVCSTWENQLQEHTQNGSLKLYKYYGDNRTKDAEELMKYDIVLTTYSTLVAEGCEPTRCPLMKIEWWRVILDEAHVIKNANAKQIRDFSKLTARRRWAVTGAPIQNGSFDLFSLMVFFRLDPLSTECYWQRLFQKPLANGDEKGFSRLQKLMATISLRRIKDKDLVGLPSKTVETVSFELSGEERVLYDQMEADSKDVIGCFITADILHSHYVCVLFSVIQLRQLCNDSALCSMDLRSLLPSDNIGDASKHPELLRKMIDGLQDGEDIVCSVCLDPPTDATITICEHIFCKKCICHHLQHKETEQTCPNCRRRLSLPDLFSAPPESSNPENPKKLSRTTPSKVSALIKLLKESRVVNSISKSVVFSLFDKMLALMEEAVKDAGFNTLRLDASTDEIRQAEIIKEFGSAGADTVLLASLKTSGTGINLTAASKVYLLEPWWNSAAEEQAINRVHQYGQKENVRIVRLIAKNSIEERILEMQERKKAANEAFGRKRPYEQHEASIDDLCRLFFW, from the exons atggaagaagaagaagaatttcaaCAAGGTCACCAAAGCCCAGTACTTTCATTTACTTCTGATGATGGTCAGGATTCTTCACAAGAAGAAGGTCTAGAAGATCCAATACCAAGACTACTTGCCATGAGTCTTGATGCCTGGAGAGATCCATCTACTTTTCAAGATTGGCTATCTTTTGGTTCACAACCAGTCCTGACTGAAACCACCCTTGTTGGTTCTTTTACCACCACTATTGTAGGCCACAGTGGTGCAAAATTCAATGAGCATGAATTGCTTGAATTTGTCCGTTATCAACAATGCCCTTCTGATAAGAATGCTATAAAGGTTTTAAATTCTAGTTCTAGAGAAGTGGGCTACCTTTGTACTTCAGTTGCTATGGTTTTATCTCCTTTAGTTGATATTctaaaaattaatcttgaagGTGAGGTGATTTGTTCAAGATTTAAATATGATACGTCTATTCCTTGTGTAGTTACAATTTTTGCAGAGTCAGCGGTTGCACAGAATGCTAAAGATTGGATTTTACAACACGGGTTGCGTTTATGTGATCAACCTGGTACAAGTCTCAGGTCATATGAGGGTATGGGGGTTCAAGAAAAGGGTAGGATAGAGAAATTGGGGAGTTTGGAACCACCAAAGAATGTGATTAAAGCTAAACTTCTTGATCATCAAAAGGAGGGCCTATGGTGGTTGGTGACTAAAGAGAAGTCTGATGAGTTGCCCCCTTTTTGGGAGGTGAAAGATGGGTCGTATCTGAATGTTTTGACAAGGCATCAAACGGATAGGAGACCAGAGCCTTTGCATGGTGGGATTTTTTCTGATCATTATGGATCAGGAAAGACTCTGACTTTGCTTTCTTTAATTGCTTTTGATAAGGTTGGCAATGTTACTGAAGGAACAGGAGAGGAGGACAGGGTAGTGTATGTTTCTAGCGGGAAGAAGAGGAAGGGGGGTGGCATGGTGAGTGAAAAGGGTACTGGAGAACAAAAAATGCATAGCCTTTTGGatagtaatataaaagaaagttcTGTGCGCATGGCCGGGGAGTCTTCTAGTGCTTTGGTTGCTAAGAAAACACTAGTCGTGTGCCCTTCTGCTGTGTGTTCGACATGGGAAAACCAACTGCAGGAGCACACTCAAAATGGTTCACTCAAGCTATACAAGTATTATGGGGATAACAGGACGAAGGATGCAGAGGAGCTTATGAAATATGATATAGTGTTGACCACATATAGTACCTTGGTTGCTGAAGGCTGTGAACCCACACGGTGCCCTTTGATGAAGATCGAGTGGTGGCGAGTCATTTTGGATGAGGCTCACGTGATTAAGAATGCAAATGCAAAGCAGATTCGGGATTTTAGTAAATTGACCGCTAGGAGGAGGTGGGCTGTTACAGGAGCACCCATCCAGAATGGATCTTTCGATTTATTTTCCCTGATGGTCTTTTTCCGGTTAGATCCACTCTCCACAGAATGCTACTGGCAACGACTGTTTCAGAAACCACTTGCTAATGGAGATGAGAAAGGGTTCTCCCGGCTGCAG aAATTAATGGCAACAATTTCTTTGCGGAGAATAAAAGACAAGGATTTAGTTGGATTGCCATCCAAAACTGTAGAGACAGTTTCCTTTGAACTTTCTGGAGAAGAACGTGTACTGTATGATCAGATGGAAGCAGATTCCAAGGATGTTATTGGATGTTTTATTACCGCTGATATTCTACACAGCCACTATGTATGTGTGCTTTTTTCAGTTATACAGCTTCGCCAGTTATGTAATGATTCGGCCTTATGCTCTATGGATCTCAGATCATTGCTCCCTTCTGACAATATTGGAG ATGCATCCAAACATCCGGAATTGCTTCGAAAAATGATTGATGGGCTTCAAGATGGTGAAGATATTGTCTGTTCGGTTTGCCTTGATCCACCAACTGATGCTACAATCACAATCTGTGAGCATATATTTTGCAAAAAATGTATTTGCCATCACCTGCAACACAAAGAAACCGAACAAACCTGCCCAAATTGTCGGCGTCGTCTTTCTCTGCCTGACCTGTTCTCAGCCCCTCCAGAATCTTCCAATCctgaaaaccctaaaaaactgtCAAGAACAACCCCTTCCAAAGTCTCAGCTCTCATAAAACTCTTGAAGGAATCTAGGGTTGTAAACTCAATCAGTAAATCAGTAGTTTTTTCACTGTTTGATAAGATGTTGGCATTAATGGAAGAGGCAGTGAAAGATGCTGGCTTCAATACATTGCGGTTGGATGCATCAACAGATGAAATAAGGCAAGCTGAAATAATCAAGGAATTTGGATCAGCAGGAGCAGACACGGTTCTGCTTGCGAGTCTCAAGACTTCAGGAACCGGCATAAACCTCACAGCTGCTTCCAAAGTCTACTTGTTGGAGCCATGGTGGAATTCAGCGGCTGAGGAACAGGCAATAAACCGTGTTCATCAATACGGACAGAAGGAGAATGTAAGAATTGTTAGATTGATTGCTAAAAATAGCATTGAAGAAAGGATATTGGAGATGCAGGAAAGGAAGAAAGCAGCGAATGAAGCTTTTGGAAGGAAACGGCCATATGAACAACACGAGGCCAGCATAGATGATCTCTGTCGCCTCTTCTTCTGGTGA